A part of Melittangium boletus DSM 14713 genomic DNA contains:
- the asd gene encoding archaetidylserine decarboxylase (Phosphatidylserine decarboxylase is synthesized as a single chain precursor. Generation of the pyruvoyl active site from a Ser is coupled to cleavage of a Gly-Ser bond between the larger (beta) and smaller (alpha chains). It is an integral membrane protein.) produces the protein MNEQNFMKLMQILPKSALSTAVGMATRLPVPAPLHRAAIKTFAKLYNVDAAEAEHALEHYPTFAEFFTRGLKVGARPIDPGEKVVVSPVDGAVSQVGYSEHGRVLQAKDIHYTVGELLGDEAAAKPFHGGAWTTIYLSPRDYHRIHAPLGGTVTGYAYIPGEFWPVNPASVKNKKSLFCVNERLITYLDTVAGKCAVVKVGATCVSRIKAAYEDVITHQGQPGKVHRYGTALPVEKGGELGRFEMGSTVILLFEPGRVKWDASLQPEAVVRLGRRIGEIP, from the coding sequence ATGAACGAACAGAACTTCATGAAGCTCATGCAGATCCTCCCCAAGTCCGCTCTGTCCACGGCGGTGGGGATGGCCACGCGCCTGCCCGTGCCCGCGCCGTTGCACCGGGCGGCGATCAAGACGTTCGCGAAGCTCTACAACGTGGACGCCGCCGAGGCCGAGCACGCCCTGGAGCACTACCCCACGTTCGCGGAGTTCTTCACCCGGGGGCTCAAGGTGGGCGCGCGCCCCATTGATCCGGGCGAGAAGGTGGTCGTGTCCCCCGTGGATGGCGCCGTGTCCCAGGTGGGCTACTCCGAGCACGGCCGGGTCCTGCAGGCCAAGGACATCCACTACACGGTGGGGGAGCTGCTCGGGGACGAGGCGGCCGCGAAGCCCTTCCACGGCGGCGCCTGGACGACCATCTACCTGTCGCCGCGGGACTACCACCGCATCCACGCGCCGCTCGGCGGCACCGTCACCGGCTACGCCTACATCCCGGGCGAGTTCTGGCCCGTGAACCCCGCGTCCGTGAAGAACAAGAAGTCGCTCTTCTGCGTGAACGAGCGGCTCATCACGTACCTGGACACCGTGGCGGGCAAGTGCGCCGTGGTGAAGGTGGGCGCCACGTGCGTGTCGCGTATCAAGGCCGCCTACGAGGACGTCATCACCCACCAGGGCCAGCCCGGCAAGGTGCACCGCTATGGCACGGCCCTTCCCGTGGAGAAGGGCGGGGAGCTGGGCCGCTTCGAGATGGGCTCCACCGTCATCCTGCTCTTCGAGCCGGGCCGGGTGAAGTGGGACGCGAGCCTGCAGCCCGAGGCCGTCGTGCGCCTGGGCCGCCGCATCGGGGAGATTCCGTGA
- a CDS encoding SEL1-like repeat protein: MSSSGTRGIAARWSRGLCVVMGGLLGAVAWGGESSQAPENARAPTRERIEARCNQGEMKACSFLGILLQGGNGVAPDKRRSTELFDKACQGGLASGCYNAGVSYDQGLGVPEDAKRAAELYDKACREGEAKGCSGLGVLLKQGRGVPKDEKRAVSLFKKGCDGGLALGCNHLGVSYKEGRGVPKDDKRAAALFDKACTGDMALACYNLGGFYAQGRGVAQDGQRAAELYDKACALGDAPGCFRIGELHQEGRGVARNLTRAAAMYDKACSGGDASGCYNLALLHAKGLGVARDDARAAELAGKACDGGLAVGCMALAGIHAHGQGVPKDEKRAAELYQKACAGGVAQACQVLGKR; the protein is encoded by the coding sequence ATGTCGTCGTCAGGCACGCGAGGAATCGCGGCGCGGTGGAGCAGGGGGTTGTGCGTCGTCATGGGGGGCTTGCTGGGCGCGGTGGCGTGGGGGGGCGAGTCCTCCCAGGCCCCCGAGAACGCGCGGGCGCCCACCCGGGAGCGCATCGAGGCGCGGTGCAACCAGGGCGAGATGAAGGCCTGCAGCTTCCTCGGCATCCTCCTTCAAGGTGGCAATGGCGTTGCTCCGGACAAGCGTCGCTCCACCGAGTTGTTCGACAAGGCGTGCCAGGGGGGACTGGCCTCGGGCTGCTACAACGCCGGCGTGAGCTACGACCAGGGGCTCGGAGTCCCCGAGGACGCGAAGCGCGCCGCCGAGCTGTATGACAAGGCGTGCCGGGAGGGCGAGGCCAAGGGCTGCAGCGGCCTCGGAGTCCTCCTCAAGCAGGGCCGGGGCGTGCCCAAGGACGAGAAGCGCGCGGTCTCGCTCTTCAAGAAGGGGTGCGATGGAGGCCTGGCCCTGGGGTGCAACCACCTCGGGGTGAGCTACAAGGAGGGCCGGGGCGTACCCAAGGACGACAAGCGCGCCGCCGCGCTGTTCGACAAGGCCTGCACGGGCGACATGGCGCTGGCCTGCTACAACCTCGGTGGGTTCTACGCACAGGGCCGGGGCGTGGCCCAGGACGGCCAGCGCGCCGCCGAGCTGTACGACAAGGCCTGTGCGCTCGGAGACGCCCCGGGCTGTTTCCGGATCGGCGAGCTCCACCAGGAGGGCCGGGGCGTGGCCCGGAATCTGACGCGCGCCGCCGCGATGTACGACAAGGCCTGCTCGGGCGGAGATGCCTCGGGGTGTTACAACCTCGCGCTCCTCCATGCGAAGGGCCTGGGCGTGGCCAGGGACGACGCGCGCGCCGCCGAGCTGGCGGGGAAGGCGTGTGACGGGGGACTGGCCGTGGGGTGCATGGCCCTCGCGGGAATCCACGCGCACGGCCAGGGCGTGCCCAAGGACGAGAAGCGCGCCGCCGAGCTGTACCAGAAGGCCTGCGCGGGCGGCGTGGCCCAGGCCTGTCAGGTGCTCGGCAAGCGCTGA